From the Rhodococcus sp. NBC_00297 genome, one window contains:
- the katG gene encoding catalase/peroxidase HPI — MNQDQPQDASGGCPVMHDKMPMPVEGGTNHEWWPKALNLKILKKNPAVGDPMGADYDYAAEFNSLDLAEVKRDIEAVMTNSQPWWPADFGHYGPFFIRMAWHAAGTYRKQDGRGGAGAGMQRFAPLNSWPDNASLDKARRLIWPVKQKYGRKLSWADLIVLTGNVAIESMGLPTYGYAGGRVDAWEPDEDVYWGPEQTWLGDERYDGDRTSLENPLAAVQMGLIYVNPEGPNGNPDPVQSALDIRETFGRMAMNDVETAALAVGGHTFGKTHGAADPDAHIGAEPEGAPIEQMGLGWKNSFQSGVGADAITSGLEVIWTPTPTQWDNTFLETLYGFEWELYKSPGGAHQWRPKNGEGADLVPDPADPTKRRHPSMLTSDIAMRVDPIYEQITRRWLDHPEELAEEFQKAWFKLTHRDMGPVSRYLGPEVPSETLLWQDPIPAVDHELIDDAQIAELKSTILDSGLSTEQLISTAWAAASSFRVSDKRGGANGGRLRLQPQAGWEVNEPDELAQVIRVLEGIQESFSGTVSFADLVVLGGVAALEKASGVSVPFTPGRMDTTQEQTDVDSFSDLELKADGFRNFLGKGQKLPAEYSLVDRANLLSLSAPELTVLVGGLRVLGANYQNSSHGVLTDKVGTLSNDFFVNLLDMGTEWVPTSEDGIYEAKDAATGQTKWTGTRNDLVFGSNSELRAIAEVYACDDAKDKFVQDFVAAWDKVMMLDRFELA; from the coding sequence ATGAACCAGGACCAGCCGCAGGACGCGTCCGGCGGCTGCCCTGTCATGCACGACAAGATGCCGATGCCGGTCGAGGGTGGCACCAACCACGAGTGGTGGCCCAAGGCACTGAACCTCAAGATCCTGAAGAAGAACCCCGCCGTCGGCGATCCGATGGGCGCGGACTACGACTACGCGGCCGAGTTCAACTCGCTCGATCTCGCCGAGGTCAAGCGCGACATCGAAGCGGTCATGACGAACTCGCAGCCGTGGTGGCCCGCGGACTTCGGCCACTACGGCCCCTTCTTCATCCGTATGGCGTGGCACGCAGCCGGCACGTACCGCAAGCAGGACGGACGCGGCGGAGCCGGAGCCGGCATGCAGCGCTTCGCACCGCTGAACAGCTGGCCGGACAACGCGAGCCTGGACAAGGCCCGTCGCCTGATCTGGCCCGTGAAGCAGAAGTACGGCCGCAAGCTCTCCTGGGCCGACCTCATCGTCCTGACCGGCAACGTCGCCATCGAGTCCATGGGACTGCCCACCTACGGCTACGCCGGCGGTCGCGTCGACGCCTGGGAGCCGGACGAGGACGTCTACTGGGGCCCCGAGCAGACCTGGCTGGGCGACGAGCGCTACGACGGTGATCGCACGAGCCTCGAGAACCCGCTGGCCGCCGTGCAGATGGGCCTGATCTACGTCAATCCCGAAGGCCCGAACGGCAACCCGGATCCCGTGCAGTCCGCACTGGACATCCGCGAGACCTTCGGTCGCATGGCCATGAACGACGTCGAGACCGCAGCACTGGCCGTCGGCGGACACACCTTCGGCAAGACCCACGGTGCGGCCGACCCCGATGCGCACATCGGAGCCGAGCCCGAGGGCGCCCCGATCGAGCAGATGGGCCTGGGCTGGAAGAACAGCTTCCAGAGCGGTGTCGGCGCAGACGCGATCACGAGTGGCCTCGAGGTCATCTGGACCCCGACCCCGACGCAGTGGGACAACACCTTCCTCGAGACGCTTTACGGCTTCGAGTGGGAGCTCTACAAGAGCCCCGGCGGCGCACACCAGTGGCGTCCGAAGAACGGTGAGGGTGCGGACCTGGTTCCCGACCCCGCCGACCCGACGAAGCGTCGCCATCCGTCGATGCTGACCTCGGACATCGCGATGCGCGTCGACCCGATCTACGAACAGATCACCCGTCGCTGGCTCGACCACCCCGAGGAGCTCGCAGAAGAGTTCCAGAAGGCGTGGTTCAAGCTCACCCACCGCGACATGGGACCGGTCAGCCGGTACCTCGGACCCGAGGTGCCGTCGGAGACCCTGCTGTGGCAGGACCCGATCCCGGCCGTCGACCACGAACTGATCGACGATGCACAGATCGCCGAGCTCAAGTCCACCATCCTCGATTCCGGACTGAGCACCGAGCAGCTCATCTCGACCGCGTGGGCCGCAGCATCGTCCTTCCGCGTCAGCGACAAGCGCGGCGGCGCCAACGGCGGTCGCCTGCGCCTGCAGCCGCAGGCGGGCTGGGAGGTCAACGAGCCTGACGAGTTGGCACAGGTCATCCGCGTGCTCGAGGGCATCCAGGAGTCGTTCTCCGGAACGGTCTCGTTCGCCGACCTCGTCGTCCTCGGCGGCGTCGCGGCACTCGAGAAGGCATCTGGCGTCAGCGTTCCGTTCACCCCGGGCCGCATGGACACCACGCAGGAGCAGACGGACGTCGATTCGTTCTCGGACCTCGAGCTGAAGGCCGACGGCTTCCGTAACTTCCTCGGCAAGGGCCAGAAGCTGCCGGCGGAGTACTCCCTCGTCGACCGGGCGAACCTGTTGTCGCTCAGCGCACCCGAGCTGACCGTCCTCGTCGGTGGTCTGCGTGTTCTCGGCGCCAACTACCAGAACTCGTCGCACGGCGTTCTGACCGACAAGGTCGGCACACTGTCCAACGACTTCTTCGTGAACCTCCTCGACATGGGCACCGAGTGGGTTCCCACCTCCGAGGACGGCATCTACGAGGCCAAGGATGCTGCCACCGGTCAGACGAAGTGGACCGGCACCCGTAACGACCTGGTGTTCGGCTCGAATTCCGAACTCCGTGCCATCGCCGAGGTGTACGCCTGCGACGACGCGAAGGACAAGTTCGTCCAGGACTTCGTCGCCGCGTGGGACAAGGTCATGATGCTGGATCGCTTCGAACTGGCCTGA
- a CDS encoding Fur family transcriptional regulator, whose translation MLRGAALRVTRPRLAVLDAVHEHPHADTDTVYGAVRATLPDVSRQAVYDVLHALTTAGLVRRIQPSGSVSRYESRIGDNHHHVVCRACGTIADVECAVGEAPCLTPSEAHGFVVDEAEVIYWGLCENCSTSVSP comes from the coding sequence ATGCTGCGTGGTGCCGCGCTCCGAGTCACCCGCCCCCGTCTGGCGGTGCTCGACGCGGTGCACGAACATCCGCACGCCGACACCGACACCGTCTACGGAGCCGTTCGGGCCACCCTGCCCGACGTCTCCCGCCAGGCCGTGTACGACGTGCTCCACGCTCTCACCACCGCGGGACTGGTACGGCGCATCCAGCCGTCCGGCTCGGTCTCGCGGTACGAGAGCAGAATCGGCGACAATCACCACCATGTCGTGTGCCGCGCGTGCGGCACCATCGCCGACGTGGAATGCGCCGTCGGCGAGGCTCCGTGCCTCACTCCGTCGGAGGCCCATGGTTTCGTCGTCGACGAGGCAGAGGTCATCTACTGGGGCCTGTGCGAGAACTGCTCCACCAGCGTCAGCCCCTGA
- a CDS encoding nitroreductase/quinone reductase family protein — protein sequence MTAFQTVANAANQVVRPLMRLPVLSAVLGRGLATITYTGRRSGRAISLPVSYRRSGETVTVMVAAPSQKAWWRNFHPDPAPVTVDIAGDQHRGSAQAVVSDKGGVRVVITLDS from the coding sequence ATGACCGCGTTCCAGACCGTCGCCAACGCCGCGAACCAGGTCGTTCGACCGCTGATGCGACTGCCCGTGTTGTCCGCCGTTCTCGGGCGTGGCCTGGCCACCATCACCTATACCGGTCGACGGTCGGGCCGTGCGATCTCGCTGCCCGTCTCCTACCGGCGATCGGGCGAGACGGTGACCGTGATGGTCGCAGCGCCGAGTCAGAAGGCATGGTGGCGCAACTTCCATCCCGATCCCGCCCCGGTGACCGTCGACATCGCGGGGGACCAGCATCGGGGGAGCGCACAGGCGGTGGTCTCCGACAAGGGGGGCGTGCGTGTCGTGATCACCCTCGACAGCTGA